From one bacterium genomic stretch:
- a CDS encoding HU family DNA-binding protein — translation MNKSELIDKIAQDADITKAAAAKAVEAFVEGVAQSLKRGERTALVGFGTFAVSERAGRSGRNPQTGQTIEIPAKKVVRFKSGKELDDLLNG, via the coding sequence ATGAACAAGTCCGAGTTGATCGACAAGATCGCGCAGGACGCCGACATCACCAAGGCGGCGGCTGCGAAGGCGGTGGAAGCGTTCGTCGAAGGGGTCGCCCAGTCGCTCAAGCGCGGCGAGCGGACCGCCCTCGTCGGGTTCGGCACGTTCGCGGTCAGCGAGCGGGCCGGCCGTTCCGGCCGCAACCCGCAGACCGGCCAGACGATCGAGATCCCGGCCAAGAAGGTCGTCCGCTTCAAGAGCGGCAAGGAACTCGACGACCTGCTCAACGGCTGA
- a CDS encoding acetyl-CoA carboxylase biotin carboxyl carrier protein subunit, protein MKLRAYLGDEERAVEVRPAPRGYVVAIDGVETEVDAAVVEPDTYSLLVDGRSYDVSVHDEGRDGYVVRRGGFARRLRILNPLAATAGARAVPEGPVPALAVMAGRVVKLLVAPGDEVREGQPLLVLEAMKMENDILAPKAGPVREILVAAGQAVESGEKLAIVG, encoded by the coding sequence ATGAAGCTCAGGGCGTACTTGGGGGACGAGGAGCGCGCGGTCGAGGTCCGCCCCGCGCCGCGCGGATACGTCGTCGCGATCGACGGCGTGGAAACCGAAGTGGACGCGGCGGTCGTCGAGCCGGACACCTACTCGCTGCTCGTCGACGGCCGCTCGTACGACGTCTCGGTGCACGACGAGGGACGCGACGGCTACGTCGTGCGGCGGGGCGGCTTCGCGCGCCGCCTGCGGATCTTGAACCCGCTGGCCGCGACCGCCGGCGCGCGCGCCGTCCCCGAAGGGCCGGTCCCCGCCCTCGCCGTGATGGCCGGGCGGGTCGTGAAGCTGCTCGTCGCTCCCGGCGACGAGGTGCGCGAGGGACAGCCGCTCTTGGTGCTCGAGGCGATGAAGATGGAGAACGACATCCTCGCCCCGAAGGCCGGGCCGGTGCGCGAGATCCTCGTCGCCGCCGGCCAGGCCGTCGAGAGCGGGGAGAAACTGGCGATCGTCGGCTGA
- a CDS encoding acetyl-CoA carboxylase biotin carboxylase subunit: MFKKILIANRGEIAVRVMRACWDLDVRTVAVYSDADRAALHVRLADEAVRIGPPPARESYLDAERIFEAARATGAEAIHPGYGFLSENAEFAAECGRRGFVFVGPPASAMRLLGDKVSARAALRAAGVPMLPGTDAFRGDADEAAPIAATIGYPVIVKAAAGGGGKGMRLVRGPEELPRALDAARSEARAGFGDDTIFIEKFLERPRHIEVQILFDQHGNGVALGERECSLQRRHQKVLEETPSPVVDWATRRRLADWGVRAGRAAGYVGAGTVEFLRGEDGRFYFMEVNARLQVEHPVTEEVYDHDLVKAQIRVAFGEKLRWTQEELVPTGHAIEVRICAEDPERNFVPCPGVIGAVRMPAGPGIRNDHAVARNYEVPVHYDPLVAKLVAHGATRDEAIRRLRRALDEYRLDGLTTNIPFLRRLVEHPAFVAGELHTGFIDEHGDELFRGGDPLLDRIALLAAAIHAYRGQGEAARRLDPSADRPERSAWVRVGRARAMGGRR, encoded by the coding sequence TTGTTCAAGAAGATCCTGATCGCGAACCGCGGGGAGATCGCCGTCCGCGTGATGCGCGCCTGCTGGGACCTCGACGTCCGCACGGTCGCCGTCTACTCCGACGCCGACCGCGCCGCGCTGCACGTGCGGCTCGCCGACGAGGCCGTGCGGATCGGTCCGCCGCCGGCGCGCGAGTCGTACCTCGACGCTGAGCGGATCTTCGAGGCCGCGCGCGCGACCGGCGCGGAGGCGATCCACCCCGGCTACGGCTTCCTCTCCGAGAACGCCGAGTTCGCGGCGGAATGCGGGCGGCGCGGGTTCGTCTTCGTCGGCCCGCCCGCCTCGGCGATGCGCCTGCTCGGCGACAAGGTGTCCGCGCGCGCCGCGCTGCGCGCCGCCGGCGTGCCGATGCTCCCCGGCACCGACGCCTTCCGCGGCGACGCGGACGAGGCGGCGCCGATCGCGGCGACGATCGGCTACCCGGTGATCGTCAAGGCCGCGGCCGGCGGCGGCGGCAAGGGGATGCGCCTCGTCCGCGGACCGGAGGAGCTGCCGCGGGCCCTCGACGCGGCCCGCTCCGAAGCGCGGGCCGGCTTCGGCGACGACACGATCTTCATCGAGAAGTTCCTCGAGCGGCCGCGGCACATCGAGGTGCAGATCCTCTTCGACCAGCACGGCAACGGCGTGGCCCTCGGCGAGCGGGAGTGCTCGCTGCAGCGCCGCCACCAGAAGGTCCTCGAGGAGACGCCGTCGCCGGTCGTCGATTGGGCGACGCGCCGCCGCCTCGCCGACTGGGGAGTGCGCGCCGGCCGGGCCGCGGGCTACGTCGGCGCCGGGACCGTCGAGTTCCTGCGCGGCGAGGACGGCCGGTTCTACTTCATGGAGGTCAACGCGCGGCTGCAGGTCGAGCACCCGGTCACGGAGGAGGTCTACGACCACGACCTCGTCAAGGCGCAGATCCGCGTCGCCTTCGGCGAGAAGCTGCGCTGGACGCAGGAGGAGCTGGTCCCGACGGGGCACGCGATCGAGGTCCGGATCTGCGCCGAGGATCCGGAGCGGAACTTCGTGCCCTGCCCCGGCGTGATCGGCGCCGTGCGGATGCCGGCCGGCCCGGGGATCCGCAACGACCACGCCGTCGCCCGCAACTACGAGGTGCCGGTCCACTACGACCCGCTCGTCGCCAAGCTCGTCGCCCACGGGGCGACGCGCGACGAGGCGATCCGCCGCCTTAGGCGCGCGCTCGACGAGTACCGGCTCGACGGCCTGACGACGAACATCCCGTTCCTCAGGCGGCTCGTCGAACACCCCGCGTTCGTCGCCGGGGAACTGCACACCGGGTTCATCGACGAGCACGGCGACGAGCTGTTCCGCGGCGGCGACCCGCTGCTCGACCGGATCGCGCTCCTCGCGGCGGCGATCCACGCCTACCGCGGGCAGGGAGAGGCGGCGCGGCGTCTCGATCCGTCCGCCGACCGCCCCGAGCGCTCGGCCTGGGTGCGCGTCGGCCGCGCCCGCGCGATGGGAGGCCGGCGATGA
- a CDS encoding acyl-CoA carboxylase subunit beta — translation MTRIEDLRERLRAARQGGGAERVARQHASGKLTARERIELLADTGSFEETDALVVHRCRDFGMERQRIPGDGVVTGFARIDGRPAALFAQDFTVFGGALSETYAAKICKVMDLALKVGCPVIGLNDSGGARIQEGAASLAGYAEIFWRNTMASGVVPQISAIMGPCAGGAVYSPAITDFTLMVRDTSYMFITGPDVIRGVTHEEVTKEELGGPVPHASRTGVAHFVADDDAHAVALVRRLLSYLPPNNHEDPPRRPTADPFDRADEALDRLVPDDPQKPYDIRQAIVRVVDDGEFFEVQEAFAANLVVGFARLDGRPVGVVANQPLHLAGALDIDSSRKGARFVRFCDCFNIPLVVFEDVPGFLPGVRQEHGGIIVHGAKLLYAFAEATVPKLTVITRKAYGGAYCVMASKQIRADLNLAWPSAEIAVMGAEGAVEILLRRELAEAADRAALKRAKVEEYRGAFAGPYVAAERGYVDAVIEPRETRRRLIQGLRLLDAKVDGLPPKKHGNIPL, via the coding sequence GTGACCCGCATCGAAGATCTCAGGGAGCGGCTGCGCGCCGCCCGGCAAGGAGGCGGCGCGGAGCGCGTCGCCAGGCAGCACGCGTCGGGCAAGCTGACCGCCCGCGAGCGGATCGAGCTCCTCGCCGACACCGGCAGCTTCGAGGAGACCGACGCCCTCGTCGTCCACCGCTGCCGCGACTTCGGCATGGAGCGGCAGCGGATCCCCGGGGACGGGGTCGTGACCGGCTTCGCGCGGATCGACGGCCGTCCCGCCGCCCTCTTCGCCCAGGACTTCACCGTCTTCGGCGGCGCCCTCTCCGAGACCTACGCCGCCAAGATCTGCAAGGTCATGGACCTCGCCCTCAAGGTCGGCTGCCCCGTGATCGGCCTCAACGACTCGGGCGGGGCGCGCATCCAGGAGGGAGCGGCGAGCCTCGCCGGCTACGCCGAGATCTTCTGGCGGAACACGATGGCCTCCGGCGTCGTGCCGCAGATCTCCGCGATCATGGGCCCCTGCGCCGGCGGCGCGGTCTACTCCCCCGCGATCACCGACTTCACGCTGATGGTCCGGGACACCTCCTACATGTTCATCACCGGGCCGGACGTGATCCGCGGCGTGACCCACGAGGAGGTGACGAAGGAGGAGCTCGGCGGGCCGGTCCCGCACGCCTCGCGCACCGGCGTGGCCCACTTCGTCGCCGACGACGACGCGCACGCCGTCGCGCTCGTGCGGCGGCTCCTCTCGTACCTGCCGCCGAACAACCACGAGGACCCGCCGCGCCGCCCGACCGCCGACCCGTTCGACCGGGCCGACGAGGCGCTCGACCGGCTCGTCCCCGACGACCCGCAGAAGCCCTACGACATCAGGCAGGCGATCGTGCGGGTCGTGGACGACGGCGAGTTCTTCGAGGTCCAGGAGGCGTTCGCCGCGAACCTCGTCGTCGGCTTCGCCCGGCTCGACGGGCGGCCGGTGGGGGTCGTCGCCAACCAGCCGCTGCACCTCGCGGGCGCGCTCGACATCGACTCCTCGCGCAAAGGGGCGCGCTTCGTCCGCTTCTGTGACTGCTTCAACATCCCGCTCGTCGTCTTCGAGGACGTCCCCGGCTTCCTGCCCGGCGTCCGGCAGGAGCACGGCGGGATCATCGTCCACGGCGCCAAGCTCCTCTACGCCTTCGCCGAGGCGACGGTCCCCAAGCTGACCGTGATCACGCGCAAGGCGTACGGCGGGGCCTACTGCGTGATGGCCAGCAAGCAGATCCGCGCCGACCTCAACCTCGCCTGGCCGTCGGCGGAGATCGCGGTGATGGGCGCCGAGGGGGCGGTCGAGATCCTGCTGCGGCGCGAGCTGGCCGAGGCGGCCGACCGCGCGGCGCTCAAGCGGGCCAAGGTCGAGGAGTACCGCGGCGCCTTCGCCGGTCCCTACGTCGCCGCGGAGCGCGGCTACGTGGACGCGGTGATCGAGCCGCGCGAGACGCGCCGCCGGCTGATCCAGGGGCTGCGGCTGCTCGACGCCAAGGTGGACGGACTGCCGCCGAAGAAGCACGGCAACATCCCGTTGTGA
- a CDS encoding DUF4337 domain-containing protein: MSETPKERWMQWVAVSTTILAVAAGIGALKGGAYSTRVQLATTKQVNKWSYYEAKSIKLHVSEAERSLLAATCAAGPCAENSAAAKRIASLEPEIARYNREMTEIKADAEALDKDSELNKRHAGALGQAVMFLQLAIMLSAMAALLKKRPLWWIGLAVGAVGLVYFSDGFFLWF; encoded by the coding sequence ATGTCCGAAACGCCGAAGGAACGTTGGATGCAGTGGGTGGCGGTGAGCACGACGATTCTTGCGGTCGCCGCCGGGATCGGGGCGCTCAAGGGAGGCGCCTACTCCACGCGCGTCCAGCTGGCGACGACGAAGCAGGTCAACAAGTGGTCGTACTACGAGGCCAAGAGCATCAAGCTCCACGTCTCCGAGGCGGAGCGGAGCCTCCTCGCCGCGACCTGCGCCGCCGGGCCCTGCGCGGAAAACAGCGCCGCAGCCAAGAGAATCGCGTCCCTCGAACCGGAAATCGCGCGCTACAACCGGGAGATGACGGAGATCAAGGCCGACGCCGAGGCGCTCGACAAGGACTCCGAGCTGAACAAGCGTCATGCCGGGGCGCTCGGGCAGGCGGTGATGTTCCTGCAGCTCGCGATCATGCTCTCGGCGATGGCCGCCCTGCTCAAGAAGCGCCCGCTCTGGTGGATCGGGCTGGCGGTCGGCGCCGTCGGGCTCGTCTACTTCTCCGACGGGTTCTTCCTCTGGTTCTGA
- a CDS encoding sugar transferase — MSLSLDMSSVLIVGDGKSAALCSHALINEGRGKFRLAGVVTPAEVTEFFSDEGRGRRGAPHRVVVAMDDRRGQLPLAELVSLRFSGVQIQDVPSFLEDLSHKVPVSATRPSDLVFTDGFRFDRGRFIAKAAGEWILAVLMLPIGLPLIALAGLAILLESGRPVFFRQRRVGKGGKVFELFKLRTMRQDAEAQGPRFAGRSDSRITKVGRVLRKTRLDELPQLFNVLRGEMALIGPRPERPEFVVRYEELIPYFAYRHSVRPGVTGWAQICYGYTDDDKGSLEKLSYDLFYIKRHSLWFDVKIALGTITTVFGFRGR; from the coding sequence GTGAGTCTTTCGCTCGACATGTCGAGCGTGCTGATCGTCGGAGACGGAAAGTCCGCGGCGCTTTGCTCCCACGCCCTGATCAACGAAGGGCGGGGGAAGTTCCGTTTGGCGGGGGTGGTGACCCCCGCCGAGGTGACTGAGTTCTTCTCGGACGAAGGGCGCGGGCGGCGCGGGGCGCCGCACCGCGTGGTCGTGGCGATGGACGACCGGCGCGGGCAGCTCCCGCTGGCCGAGCTGGTGAGCCTTCGCTTCTCGGGCGTCCAGATCCAGGACGTCCCCTCGTTCCTCGAGGACCTGAGCCACAAGGTCCCGGTCTCCGCGACCCGCCCCAGCGACCTCGTCTTCACCGACGGCTTCCGCTTCGACCGCGGCCGGTTCATCGCCAAGGCCGCGGGGGAGTGGATCCTCGCCGTCCTGATGCTGCCGATCGGCCTGCCGCTGATCGCCCTCGCCGGGCTCGCGATCCTGCTCGAGAGCGGGCGCCCGGTCTTCTTCCGGCAGCGGCGCGTCGGCAAGGGGGGGAAGGTCTTCGAGCTCTTCAAGCTCCGCACGATGCGCCAGGACGCCGAGGCGCAGGGGCCGCGCTTCGCCGGGCGCAGCGACTCTCGGATCACGAAGGTTGGTCGGGTCCTGCGCAAGACGCGGCTCGACGAACTGCCCCAGCTCTTCAACGTCCTGCGCGGCGAAATGGCGCTGATCGGCCCGCGCCCGGAGCGGCCGGAATTCGTCGTCCGCTACGAGGAGCTGATCCCCTACTTCGCCTACCGCCACTCCGTCCGGCCGGGGGTCACCGGTTGGGCGCAGATCTGCTACGGCTACACGGACGACGACAAAGGCTCGCTCGAGAAGCTCTCGTACGACCTGTTCTACATCAAGCGGCACTCGCTCTGGTTCGACGTCAAGATCGCCTTGGGCACGATCACGACGGTCTTCGGCTTTAGAGGCCGCTGA
- a CDS encoding DUF3473 domain-containing protein has translation MSARSEERAGGAAAIGGADVPRALGASAAAPAPAVFTVDVEDYYQVAAFRGLVRRRDWDWYPSRVEGNVARLLDLCDEHGIVGMWFILGWEAERRPEMVRRIAARGHELGCHSYWHREIYNLAPEEFREDTRRAKAAIEDAAGRAVVGYRAPSFSITKRSLWALDILVECGFTFDSSIFPVRHPNYGIPDAPHYPHRLRTASGSIWELPPATAPLWGRRVAVAGGGYLRQFPFSFVRAGLDRLTRGERHPAVLYVHPWEIDPGQPRLAAGWLTRQRHYRSLGRMSGRLTTLLGALQFCSASALVRECRKTSGAAAKPAEATLRPEPARGADGAQGVAGSIE, from the coding sequence ATGAGCGCGCGGTCCGAGGAGCGGGCGGGCGGCGCGGCCGCGATCGGCGGGGCGGACGTCCCTCGGGCGCTCGGGGCGTCGGCCGCGGCGCCGGCGCCCGCCGTCTTCACCGTGGACGTCGAGGACTACTACCAGGTCGCCGCCTTCCGCGGCCTCGTCCGACGCCGCGACTGGGACTGGTATCCCTCGCGGGTCGAAGGGAACGTCGCCCGGCTGCTCGATCTGTGCGACGAGCACGGCATCGTCGGCATGTGGTTCATCCTCGGCTGGGAGGCGGAACGGCGGCCGGAGATGGTCCGGCGGATCGCCGCCCGCGGCCACGAGCTCGGCTGCCACTCCTACTGGCACCGCGAGATCTACAACCTCGCCCCGGAGGAGTTCCGCGAGGACACGCGCCGGGCGAAGGCGGCGATCGAGGACGCCGCGGGACGCGCCGTGGTCGGCTACCGCGCCCCGTCGTTCTCGATCACGAAGCGCTCGCTCTGGGCGCTCGACATCCTCGTCGAGTGCGGCTTCACCTTCGACTCCAGCATCTTCCCCGTGCGCCATCCGAACTACGGCATTCCCGACGCCCCGCACTATCCGCACCGGCTGCGGACCGCGTCGGGCAGCATCTGGGAACTCCCCCCGGCCACGGCGCCGCTCTGGGGCCGGAGGGTCGCGGTCGCCGGCGGCGGCTATCTGCGGCAGTTCCCGTTCTCCTTCGTCCGGGCCGGCCTCGATCGTCTGACGCGCGGCGAGCGCCACCCCGCCGTGCTCTACGTCCACCCCTGGGAGATCGACCCGGGGCAGCCGCGGCTGGCCGCCGGATGGCTGACCCGTCAGCGCCACTACCGGAGCCTGGGCCGCATGAGCGGCCGGCTGACGACGCTCCTCGGCGCGCTGCAGTTCTGCAGCGCCTCCGCTCTGGTCCGCGAGTGCCGCAAGACGTCGGGAGCGGCCGCGAAGCCGGCCGAGGCGACGCTCCGGCCGGAGCCCGCCCGCGGCGCCGACGGCGCGCAGGGCGTCGCGGGATCGATCGAGTGA
- a CDS encoding polysaccharide deacetylase family protein: MTTPRDRASKILRGWQAAAFALAGTARRRIAARRGKVCVLMYHRVLADDASADGIEPGMYVRAATFAAHLRWLGDHFRFVSLRDVQAPPDDADDAPRVALTFDDGWRDNLTHAWPLLAAAGAPATIFLATDWIAGGDGSFLAPDDVRRMAAAGIDFGAHTGGHPRLTGLGDEAVRDELIRSKRAVEEWTRRPCSLFAYPYGDCDDRVARLAGEQFELCAAIANRWWTPGGDRTRVSRVGVHEDMSSTPRRLAALLALRA; the protein is encoded by the coding sequence GTGACGACGCCGCGCGACCGCGCTTCGAAGATCCTCCGCGGCTGGCAGGCGGCGGCGTTCGCCCTCGCCGGGACGGCGCGGCGGCGCATCGCCGCCCGGCGCGGCAAGGTCTGCGTGCTGATGTACCACCGCGTGCTCGCCGACGACGCCTCCGCCGACGGGATCGAGCCGGGGATGTACGTGCGGGCCGCGACGTTCGCCGCGCATCTGCGGTGGCTCGGCGACCACTTCCGGTTCGTCTCCCTGCGCGACGTGCAGGCGCCTCCGGACGACGCGGACGACGCGCCGCGCGTCGCCTTGACGTTCGACGACGGATGGCGGGACAACCTGACGCACGCCTGGCCGCTCCTCGCCGCCGCGGGGGCGCCGGCGACGATCTTCCTCGCGACCGACTGGATCGCCGGCGGCGACGGCTCGTTTCTCGCGCCGGACGACGTGCGGCGCATGGCGGCCGCGGGAATCGACTTCGGCGCGCACACCGGCGGCCACCCGCGCCTGACCGGGTTGGGCGACGAGGCGGTCCGCGACGAGCTGATCCGCTCGAAGCGGGCGGTCGAGGAGTGGACGCGGCGGCCCTGTTCCCTCTTCGCCTATCCGTACGGAGACTGCGACGACCGCGTGGCCCGTCTCGCGGGCGAGCAGTTCGAGCTCTGCGCGGCGATCGCCAATCGTTGGTGGACGCCCGGCGGCGACCGGACGAGGGTCAGCCGCGTCGGCGTCCACGAGGACATGAGTTCGACGCCGCGGCGTCTCGCCGCGCTGCTCGCCCTCCGCGCCTGA